From Plasmodium falciparum 3D7 genome assembly, chromosome: 9, one genomic window encodes:
- a CDS encoding lipoate-protein ligase 2, whose amino-acid sequence MRIIKCLDQIFRPVLPNVNINNIQKNKKINILYFIDVSKFHVFEQLLLEESLFRISNNTTEGLNNIGFVIVNNTCEEMNESKGNECIFNNKKCVILGISNKIKDHIKDTNYIKENKISLIKRFTGGGTIYINKNSLLVSLILPHKFEKNKKIYPSNITEWSYNYFYNTSKQIYDKTQINNEKNSLNKNHILFNQYFNYYENDYVYKDYDEHNKNIILKKVGGNAQSFARNYFVHHTSYIWTCDYKEMNNILLNPSKQPIYRNKRKHQHFLQSIKLCLHDDIHTPNIFIEKLIKHIKHIINYKNITDQHDYWFFNKINLKNINDHILRNSEHFDDIYVADMNLLQCIFNYYNNSSLFNNMRSTYFLDLEGKKVSDRYYDIPTYFL is encoded by the coding sequence ATGAGAATTATAAAGTGCCTGGATCAAATATTCAGGCCTGTGTTACCAAacgtaaatataaataatatacaaaagaataaaaaaataaacattctttattttattgatgTCAGCAAATTTCATGTTTTTGAACAGCTATTATTAGAAGAGAGTTTATTTAGGATAAGTAATAATACAACAGAAGGATTAAACAATATAGGTTTTGTCATTGTAAATAATACATGTGAAGAAATGAATGAGTCCAAAGGAAACGAAtgcatttttaataataagaaatgtGTGATATTAGGTAttagtaataaaataaaagatcatataaaagatactaattatattaaagaaaataaaataagctTAATTAAAAGATTTACAGGTGGAggtactatatatataaataaaaattcattATTAGTTTCTTTAATACTACCTCataaatttgaaaaaaataaaaaaatttatccaTCAAATATTACGGAATGgtcttataattatttttataatacaagcaaacaaatatatgataaaacacaaataaacaatgaaaaaaattctttaaaCAAAaatcatattctttttaatcaatattttaattattatgaaaatgatTATGTTTATAAAGATTATgatgaacataataaaaatatcattttaaaaaaagtggGAGGTAATGCTCAATCATTCGCaagaaattattttgttcatcatACTTCATATATATGGACATGTGATTACAAggaaatgaataatatattattaaatccATCCAAGCAAccaatatatagaaataaaagaaaacatCAACACTTTCTACAGTCAATCAAATTATGTCTACATGATGATATACATACacctaatatatttattgaaaaattaattaaacatataaaacatatcataaactataaaaatattactgaTCAACATGATTACTGGttttttaacaaaattaatttaaaaaatattaatgatcATATATTAAGAAATTCGGAACACtttgatgatatatatgtcgCAGATATGAATTTGTTACAATGTATTTTTaactattataataatagtagtctttttaataatatgagaTCTACTTATTTTTTAGATCTTGAGGGGAAAAAAGTTTCTGATAGGTATTACGATATACCAACATATtttctataa
- a CDS encoding thioredoxin reductase yields the protein MNNVISFIGNSSNKYFQINQLHFIRIINKNIHSKNNLINSNSSYNVFYNKYFIKNTFQNKNKLSSIYSKLNFSIKNMCKDKNEKKNYEHVNANEKNGYLASEKNELTKNKVEEHTYDYDYVVIGGGPGGMASAKEAAAHGARVLLFDYVKPSSQGTKWGIGGTCVNVGCVPKKLMHYAGHMGSIFKLDSKAYGWKFDNLKHDWKKLVTTVQSHIRSLNFSYMTGLRSSKVKYINGLAKLKDKNTVSYYLKGDLSKEETVTGKYILIATGCRPHIPDDVEGAKELSITSDDIFSLKKDPGKTLVVGASYVALECSGFLNSLGYDVTVAVRSIVLRGFDQQCAVKVKLYMEEQGVMFKNGILPKKLTKMDDKILVEFSDKTSELYDTVLYAIGRKGDIDGLNLESLNMNVNKSNNKIIADHLSCTNIPSIFAVGDVAENVPELAPVAIKAGEILARRLFKDSDEIMDYSYIPTSIYTPIEYGACGYSEEKAYELYGKSNVEVFLQEFNNLEISAVHRQKHIRAQKDEYDLDVSSTCLAKLVCLKNEDNRVIGFHYVGPNAGEVTQGMALALRLKVKKKDFDNCIGIHPTDAESFMNLFVTISSGLSYAAKGGCGGGKCG from the coding sequence TCATTTTATTAGGATCatcaataaaaatatacattctAAGAATAATCTTATTAACTCTAATTCATCTTATaatgttttttataataaatattttataaagaacACATtccaaaataaaaataaactatCCTCCATATATTCCAAATTAAACTTTTCCATTAAAAACATGTGTAAAGataaaaacgaaaaaaaaaattatgaacatgTTAATgcgaatgaaaaaaatggcTACCTAGCTAGCGAAAAAAACGAACTCACCAAAAATAAGGTCGAGGAACATACATATGATTATGATTATGTTGTAATAGGAGGAGGTCCAGGTGGAATGGCTTCAGCCAAAGAAGCTGCAGCACATGGTGCTCGAGTTTTATTGTTTGATTATGTAAAGCCAAGTAGTCAAGGAACAAAATGGGGTATAGGTGGAACGTGTGTGAACGTAGGATGTGtaccaaaaaaattaatgcaCTATGCAGGTCATATGGGgagtatatttaaattagaTTCGAAAGCATATGGATGGAAATTTGACAATTTAAAACATGACTGGAAGAAATTAGTTACAACTGTACAATCTCACATACGTTCATTAAATTTTAGTTATATGACTGGTTTGAGATCATCAAaggttaaatatattaatgggTTAGCCAAGTTAAAAGACAAAAATACAGtatcttattatttaaaaggaGATTTATCGAAAGAAGAAACTGTTAcaggaaaatatattttaatagcAACAGGATGTAGACCACATATACCAGATGATGTTGAAGGTGCTAAAGAATTAAGTATTACATCTGatgatattttttcattaaaaaaagatcCAGGAAAAACATTAGTAGTTGGAGCATCATATGTAGCCTTAGAGTGTTCTGGTTTTCTTAATTCATTAGGATATGACGTAACAGTAGCTGTGCGTTCAATAGTCTTAAGAGGTTTTGATCAACAATGTGCCGTTAAAGTAAAACTTTATATGGAAGAACAAGGAGTTATGTTTAAGAATGGAATTTTgccaaaaaaattaacaaaaatggatgataaaatattagtCGAATTTAGTGATAAAACAAGTGAATTATATGATACTGTTCTATATGCTATTGGAAGAAAAGGAGACATTGACGGTTTAAATTTAGAATCATTAAATATGaatgtaaataaaagtaataataaaattatagcTGATCATTTAAGTTGTACTAATATTCCTTCAATATTTGCTGTAGGAGACGTAGCTGAAAATGTCCCAGAATTAGCGCCCGTGGCTATAAAAGCAGGAGAAATATTAGCTAGACGATTATTCAAAGATTCAGATGAAATAATggattattcatatattcctACATCTATATATACACCTATTGAATATGGTGCATGTGGATATTCAGAAGAAAAAGCATATGAATTATATGGTAAATCAAATGTAGAAGTATTTTTGCaagaatttaataatttggaAATATCTGCTGTTCATCGACAAAAACATATAAGAGCACAAAAAGATGAATATGACTTGGACGTCTCTAGTACATGCTTAGCAAAACTTGTTTGTCTAAAAAATGAAGACAATCGAGTTATTGGGTTCCATTACGTAGGTCCTAATGCAGGAGAAGTTACACAAGGAATGGCTTTAGCTTTAAGATTAAAAGTTAAGAAAAAGGACTTTGATAACTGCATAGGTATTCATCCAACAGATGCTGAATCGTTCATGAATTTGTTTGTTACCATATCTTCTGGATTGTCTTATGCAGCTAAAGGAGGATGTGGGGGTGGAAAATGTggataa
- a CDS encoding thioredoxin reductase, with product MCKDKNEKKNYEHVNANEKNGYLASEKNELTKNKVEEHTYDYDYVVIGGGPGGMASAKEAAAHGARVLLFDYVKPSSQGTKWGIGGTCVNVGCVPKKLMHYAGHMGSIFKLDSKAYGWKFDNLKHDWKKLVTTVQSHIRSLNFSYMTGLRSSKVKYINGLAKLKDKNTVSYYLKGDLSKEETVTGKYILIATGCRPHIPDDVEGAKELSITSDDIFSLKKDPGKTLVVGASYVALECSGFLNSLGYDVTVAVRSIVLRGFDQQCAVKVKLYMEEQGVMFKNGILPKKLTKMDDKILVEFSDKTSELYDTVLYAIGRKGDIDGLNLESLNMNVNKSNNKIIADHLSCTNIPSIFAVGDVAENVPELAPVAIKAGEILARRLFKDSDEIMDYSYIPTSIYTPIEYGACGYSEEKAYELYGKSNVEVFLQEFNNLEISAVHRQKHIRAQKDEYDLDVSSTCLAKLVCLKNEDNRVIGFHYVGPNAGEVTQGMALALRLKVKKKDFDNCIGIHPTDAESFMNLFVTISSGLSYAAKGGCGGGKCG from the coding sequence ATGTGTAAAGataaaaacgaaaaaaaaaattatgaacatgTTAATgcgaatgaaaaaaatggcTACCTAGCTAGCGAAAAAAACGAACTCACCAAAAATAAGGTCGAGGAACATACATATGATTATGATTATGTTGTAATAGGAGGAGGTCCAGGTGGAATGGCTTCAGCCAAAGAAGCTGCAGCACATGGTGCTCGAGTTTTATTGTTTGATTATGTAAAGCCAAGTAGTCAAGGAACAAAATGGGGTATAGGTGGAACGTGTGTGAACGTAGGATGTGtaccaaaaaaattaatgcaCTATGCAGGTCATATGGGgagtatatttaaattagaTTCGAAAGCATATGGATGGAAATTTGACAATTTAAAACATGACTGGAAGAAATTAGTTACAACTGTACAATCTCACATACGTTCATTAAATTTTAGTTATATGACTGGTTTGAGATCATCAAaggttaaatatattaatgggTTAGCCAAGTTAAAAGACAAAAATACAGtatcttattatttaaaaggaGATTTATCGAAAGAAGAAACTGTTAcaggaaaatatattttaatagcAACAGGATGTAGACCACATATACCAGATGATGTTGAAGGTGCTAAAGAATTAAGTATTACATCTGatgatattttttcattaaaaaaagatcCAGGAAAAACATTAGTAGTTGGAGCATCATATGTAGCCTTAGAGTGTTCTGGTTTTCTTAATTCATTAGGATATGACGTAACAGTAGCTGTGCGTTCAATAGTCTTAAGAGGTTTTGATCAACAATGTGCCGTTAAAGTAAAACTTTATATGGAAGAACAAGGAGTTATGTTTAAGAATGGAATTTTgccaaaaaaattaacaaaaatggatgataaaatattagtCGAATTTAGTGATAAAACAAGTGAATTATATGATACTGTTCTATATGCTATTGGAAGAAAAGGAGACATTGACGGTTTAAATTTAGAATCATTAAATATGaatgtaaataaaagtaataataaaattatagcTGATCATTTAAGTTGTACTAATATTCCTTCAATATTTGCTGTAGGAGACGTAGCTGAAAATGTCCCAGAATTAGCGCCCGTGGCTATAAAAGCAGGAGAAATATTAGCTAGACGATTATTCAAAGATTCAGATGAAATAATggattattcatatattcctACATCTATATATACACCTATTGAATATGGTGCATGTGGATATTCAGAAGAAAAAGCATATGAATTATATGGTAAATCAAATGTAGAAGTATTTTTGCaagaatttaataatttggaAATATCTGCTGTTCATCGACAAAAACATATAAGAGCACAAAAAGATGAATATGACTTGGACGTCTCTAGTACATGCTTAGCAAAACTTGTTTGTCTAAAAAATGAAGACAATCGAGTTATTGGGTTCCATTACGTAGGTCCTAATGCAGGAGAAGTTACACAAGGAATGGCTTTAGCTTTAAGATTAAAAGTTAAGAAAAAGGACTTTGATAACTGCATAGGTATTCATCCAACAGATGCTGAATCGTTCATGAATTTGTTTGTTACCATATCTTCTGGATTGTCTTATGCAGCTAAAGGAGGATGTGGGGGTGGAAAATGTggataa